The Parus major isolate Abel chromosome 5, Parus_major1.1, whole genome shotgun sequence genome contains a region encoding:
- the LOC107205986 gene encoding acyl-coenzyme A thioesterase 1-like yields MAARVSVLPSPRCLFDDPVQIRVAGLQPQQAVTLRASLVDESGELFQAHALYRAGSSGELDLSRSPALGGSYLGVEPMGLLWALQSKTPYKRLAKRNVLTPFCVDLEVYEGHGDMSRLLGKCTNERWFLGEGVKRISVREGRLRATLFLPPGPGPFPGLIDLYGSGGGLIEYRASLLASRGFVTLALAYMSFEDIPAMPEILELSYFEEAVNFLRKQQQVKDTGIGVLGLSKGGDLALSMATFLPGIKAAVSISGSSFNSFVPLKGDGFTLPVHPYDLGRMKISDESGLVDFSDVLDDHTDPATWDCRIPVERSLAKFLFLSGLDDMNWKSDLYCQDAVQRLQQHGREVEFYSYSGAGHLLEPPYLPLCKVSIHRVLGMLVHWGGQWREHAKAQEDAWHRIQAFFWRHLMDSDIPKSKL; encoded by the exons ATGGCGGCGCGGGTGTCGGTGCTGCCCTCCCCCAGGTGCCTGTTCGATGACCCTGTGCAGATCCGTGTGGCCGGTCTGCAGCCGCAGCAGGCGGTCACCCTCCGAGCCAGCCTGGTGGACGAGAGCGGGGAGCTTTTCCAAGCCCACGCTCTCtacagggctgggagcagcggGGAGCTGGACCTCAGCCGCTCCCCAGCGCTGGGGGGCAGCTATTTGGGAGTGGAGCCgatggggctgctctgggctctgcagtcCAAAACGCCCTATAAGCGGCTGGCAAAGAGGAACGTCCTGACCCCTTTCTGTGTGGACTTGGAAGTGTATGAGGGCCATGGGGACATGAGCCGCTTGCTGGGAAAATGCACCAATGAACGGTGGTTTTTAGGAGAGGGGGTGAAGAGGATTTCGGTCAGAGAAGGTCGTCTCAGAGCAaccctcttcctccctcctg GACCTGGCCCATTCCCTGGACTTATTGATTTGTATGGATCTGGAGGAGGTCTTATTGAATACAGAGCAAGTCTGCTGGCTAGCAGAGGCTTTGTAACTCTGGCTCTTGCTTACATGTCCTTTGAAGATATCCCTGCTATGCCAGAGATTCTTGAACTGAGCTATTTTGAGGAGGCTGTGAACTTtttgaggaagcagcagcag GTGAAAGATACTGGGATTGGTGTTTTGGGCTTGTCTAAAGGAGGTGATCTAGCTCTTTCAATGGCCACATTTCTACCTGGCATCAAGGCAGCTGTCAGCATATCTGGAAGTAGTTTTAATTCCTTCGTTCCCTTGAAGGGGGATGGCTTCACTCTTCCTGTCCACCCGTATGACTTGGGGAGGATGAAGATCAGTGATGAGTCTGGACTAGTAGATTTTTCAGATGTCTTAGATGATCACACGGACCCAGCAACTTGGGATTGTCGCATTCCTGTGGAGAGGTCCTTAGCCAAGTTCCTCTTCCTGTCTGGACTGGATGACATGAACTGGAAAAGTGACCTCTATTGCCAGGATGCTGTTCAGCGTCTGCAGCAGCACGGCCGGGAAGTGGAGTTTTACTCCTATTCTGGAGCAGGGCACCTCTTGGAGCCACCGTACTTGCCTCTGTGTAAAGTTTCAATCCATAGGGTGCTTGGGATGTTGGTGCATTGGGGAGGGCAGTGGAGAGAGCATGCTAAAGCCCAAGAAGATGCATGGCACAGGATACAGGCCTTTTTCTGGCGACATTTGATGGACTCAGATATCCCTAAGAGCAAGCTGTAG